The Dunckerocampus dactyliophorus isolate RoL2022-P2 chromosome 14, RoL_Ddac_1.1, whole genome shotgun sequence genome includes the window aaataaaaaaaataattacaaaaatatcaatatgcgaaaagtaatcataataaaatgccgtcaaatgaaaataaaattaatgttgtaaaatgaatgtaaaaaaatgtgataataaaaataaatttaaaaaaaaatttccccATATGTGAAATGTAAtccataaaaaatacataaaaaaatctaataaaacaaaaaatgtttacccACTATGAGAACTACTGGGAAGTACCCGTAGAGAACACACTCAAgatcatgcaaattccacacagaacgATCCAGAGTGAAACCCACAACCTtcttgctgcagaacccaacaCTGATCCGAACTGAAAGTTCAGACCGAGGGGACGGGAATCTGCTGCACGGAGGTGCTGTCAAAGTCCTGCAGGGTGTCATGGTGAGTGTGGTAGTGCATGGCCACGTAGGACTTGGCAAAGGCAAACGTCTGTGAGCTGGCAGGCTGGAGGCTGGTGGGGGAGCTGGGCCCCACGGAGGGACTGCTGTTGTATATGCTGTAGTACGGCTCAATGCGTGTGTTGATGGGCGTGGACGTGCTGGCGGGACGAGGCCTCCGCATATTTCTGGGGCTGGCGAGGCAATCCCTGGACTGACTCGGCCCGCAGGCTTGGTCCACCAGCCTCTTCTGGGCCTTCGGCGAGAGCACATAGGCCGAGTTGGTCTCGTGGTGAGAGGATTTATTCCGGTTGACTTCCAGGCTGCCCTTGCCCATGGCGTGCAGACGCGTCTTTTGCTTGCAGCATAGCAGGCCCAGGGCGGCCCAGTGCATGCAGGAGAGTACGCGGCGCCGCAGGCCCGCGCTGTTGCGCGAGTATACGAAAGGGTTGATACCCGATTTGAGGAAGATTAGCACAAAGCCACACAGTTCGAACTGGTAGTGCGCAAAGCTGCTCTCTGGCGACAGGACATCCTGCGCCAAGCACACCCCCATTGGTAGGCAGCACAGCAGGACAGAGAACACGATGACGATACAGGTGACCACAGCTTTGGAGTCTTTGGCGGTGGCCAAGTTGACTGTAGAGACCAGCTGGCAACACGTTGCTCCCGGAGCCGCCCCCGGGACCAAAGGTTGGTTGGGCCTGTTGGAGTAAGAGTGGGTCTTAACGTTCTGTAGCTTCCGGTACAAGGGTGGGCCCTGAGTGCTGCACTGCATCCCCTCAAAGCTGGGGGCAACCGAAGGTGGTGGAGGAGGGGTGCACCTGGCAGCCACAGTGATGATGGGACACTTCCTCACTTGTACGTTCTTCTTCAGGGTGTGTGCGATCATCAGATAGGACACAGTCACCACGGCGACGCAAAATGCAAAATCGGCAAGGTAGGCGTACAGCACCAGCCGGGCCCGACCCCCTCCTAGACCAAAGTGGGGCAAGCAGGGGCCGTCCCTTCGTGGGTACGCCCGCATGGTGAGGAGGGCGGCCATGGTGAAGCTGGACGTCCACAGCAGGGCGGTGAGGGCCAAGGTGCAGGGGAAGGAGGCGGTGCGGTTGGGCTGCTGGCCCAGGACCATCCGCAGGCGGTGCAGGGCGATGACCGCCACCGTCTCCAGTGACATGATGATGAACCCGCAGCTGGTCAGGTGGAAGGCGAAACAGAAGCTCTTGGACACGCCGTCCCCTCCGCCCGCATCCAGGTAAAGCACCAATGCAAACATGGGCGCCGTCACGCAGCAAATAAACAAATCGCAAAAGGACAAATTGAGGATCATAAAGTCGAAGTTGGTACGGAACTTGCGGAAGGCCGGGTCGAAAAAGGACAGGAACACCACCAGATTGCCGTAGGAGCCCAAGCAGAAGATAAAGACCAGGAGGAGGGAGCAGAAGGTCAAGGTGGCGGTGTGGATGAGTACCCATGCTGGGGGGCTGTGTGGTGCCTGGGTGGTATTGAAGTTCACCTGCTTGGGCACATCTGTCAAGTCTGATGGCGTCACCGTGCTGTTCATCATATTCTTATTAGCCCACCGTTACAGAGTCACACATAATTCCTCTGGAAAGAACAGACGCCAAAATGATGGCAGGCTCCATCATTTCTGCCTCCTACAAGAGAGATGTAATAGAAATGACTGTTCATGCTTTTAGTCAAAGAATAACACAGCGCATGCACACATGTAAAACAGGAATCATTTGCATGCACGTTATAATTTCAAACAACAAATCCCACCGTTATTAGTCGATCCTTCGTTTGATTTAGCTCATCTTCCTTTTATAAAGCATCCTCGCGATAACTGAAAACACCGCAGCTTCGAGGCGAAAAATATCCATTTAGGCTCCATTAAGACAGCATAAAAAGCATCAGCATCCTCGTCTTCGTTGTTTCTAAGGCATTCATCGAACGAACTCACAGTGGCGTATTTGCTTGGATGGTATATTTTCCcccttccttcttcttcttggtcGACGTATCCATTCTTCTTACCCAGGAGCCACCGGACGTgcgatggttaaaaaaaaacaaaaaacgagcaTGAAGTCACAACCGACGTATGCAAGCAATGAGCATCAAGCACTGCATTCAACTGGTGCACTCATTGTACATGTTAGTGTTGTCACTATAGTACTTATTGTGGAGGTTTAGTAATCGTCATCACTAGCATTTTTACCGTTTCCGTTTTTGAAGGAGATCGTGAACGTCTCACCACAGCAAAATGGTTACCACTTATTTATGTATACATATCCAATTTACACCACAATATTATGTACAACATTAAATAAGACAGAACTGCATTAGAATATTAATTTCGagttaaattgtattcatttagcaAGAGGTTAATAATTGTGCATTTACCATTTATGGGCgacaaagctgtttttttaccCGCTTGACTTACTAAATATACGGGGAACATACAGCTACTGTAAACaaacttttgtttgttgtttgataTATCGCAGATTATAGTAGATAATATCAGTTTAATTCATTTAAACCTGGTTTAAATAATTACTTTAAAATTCATGCAATTTTCAAACTAATAGTCAATATGTAAGACTGGTATTTTTAAAACACACGGCATTAAACAATTttgtattaaatgtaaaaaaaaaaatgaattttttttaaataaacaatttATTCATACATAGTATTATCATACAACAGGTAAACAgtacaactacaaaaaaatcactgcatTTTGGCACTACACTATACAAACGTGAGGTACTAAATGCTTCAATGTTTGGACTCTTTTCAAGTCATCAAGggaaaacaaattaattcaCTAAGTTCTAAGGGAAAGAGTCAATGTTGTAGATGAAAAAGGTGGACCAGCATAGTGGCCACTGTTTAGCACTGTGAaaccttgaaaaaaataaataaataaaagtgcgcAGGTCCTCAAACAAACATCACAGCACCGCATCAGAGGGAGCACACCCTCTCTTCTTCGATGAAAAATAGGCTTGAGT containing:
- the gpr75 gene encoding probable G-protein coupled receptor 75; the encoded protein is MMNSTVTPSDLTDVPKQVNFNTTQAPHSPPAWVLIHTATLTFCSLLLVFIFCLGSYGNLVVFLSFFDPAFRKFRTNFDFMILNLSFCDLFICCVTAPMFALVLYLDAGGGDGVSKSFCFAFHLTSCGFIIMSLETVAVIALHRLRMVLGQQPNRTASFPCTLALTALLWTSSFTMAALLTMRAYPRRDGPCLPHFGLGGGRARLVLYAYLADFAFCVAVVTVSYLMIAHTLKKNVQVRKCPIITVAARCTPPPPPSVAPSFEGMQCSTQGPPLYRKLQNVKTHSYSNRPNQPLVPGAAPGATCCQLVSTVNLATAKDSKAVVTCIVIVFSVLLCCLPMGVCLAQDVLSPESSFAHYQFELCGFVLIFLKSGINPFVYSRNSAGLRRRVLSCMHWAALGLLCCKQKTRLHAMGKGSLEVNRNKSSHHETNSAYVLSPKAQKRLVDQACGPSQSRDCLASPRNMRRPRPASTSTPINTRIEPYYSIYNSSPSVGPSSPTSLQPASSQTFAFAKSYVAMHYHTHHDTLQDFDSTSVQQIPVPSV